One genomic segment of Hypomesus transpacificus isolate Combined female chromosome 5, fHypTra1, whole genome shotgun sequence includes these proteins:
- the LOC124468279 gene encoding interstitial collagenase: MQHFFGLRQSGELTGETLAAMRRPRCGLSDVEPFGETIRWRNRTLTYRISTYRSAARPSLVRRAFRAAWKLWAEVTPIRFQRRSRREADIVISFHRGDHEDGAPFDGEGGVLAHAFLPGAGIGGDVHFDAEEDWTFNATGFNLFAVAVHEFGHALGLTHSADPGAIMYPAYNFIPQAELQLSYRDVKDVQHLYGLNPNFEEMSLKRPPPKTPNKCDPGLSFDAVTGMQQEILFFKDRFMWRMHPLFEETGITLMNGLWTEVPPFLDAAYENVEMNKMLFFKGSQYWAIRQLKLLEDYPRNISDFSFPPRIQAIDAALHIRVALLTVFFTGHECWRYNEKQGRMEDSSPQPIAQHWPGVPTPLDAAVEYEGFVYFFKGIMQYKYDPKLKYVISTRPANDLLDCKVELGNEIQNQGQG; this comes from the exons ATGCAGCACTTCTTCGGTCTGCGTCAGAGCGGGGAGCTCACGGGGGAGACCCTGGCGGCGATGAGGAGGCCCCGCTGTGGTCTGTCGGACGTGGAGCCGTTTGGGGAGACGATACGCTGGAGGAACAGAACCCTGACCTATCG GATCTCCACCTACCGCTCTGCTGCCCGACCCTCACTGGTCAGGAGAGCCTTCAGGGCGGCATGGAAGCTGTGGGCCGAGGTCACGCCCATCCGCTTCCAGAGACGCAGCAGGAGGGAGGCCGACATCGTCATCTCCTTCCACAGAGGAG ACCACGAAGACGGAGCGCCGtttgatggagagggaggagttctGGCCCACGCCTTCCTGCCCGGAGCAGGCATCGGCGGGGACGTGCACTTTGACGCAGAGGAAGACTGGACCTTCAATGCCACCG GTTTCAACCTGTTTGCGGTAGCAGTGCATGAGTTTGGACATGCTCTGGGTCTCACTCACTCAGCAGACCCGGGGGCGATCATGTACCCAGCCTACAATTTCATCCCTCAAGCTGAGCTCCAGCTCTCCTACAGAGACGTCAAAGACGTCCAACACCTGTACGGCCTCAATCCCAACTTCGAAGAAATGTCCCTGAAGAGGCCACCGCCAAAGACACCCAACAAATGTGACCCAGGTTTGTCATTTGACGCCGTGACAGGAATGCAACAGGAGATCCTGTTTTTTAAGGACAG GTTTATGTGGCGCATGCATCCTCTGTTTGAGGAGACAGGGATCACGCTGATGAATGGGCTTTGGACGGAGGTGCCTCCTTTTCTGGATGCGGCCTATGAGAACGTCGAGATGAACAAAATGCTGTTTTTCAAAG GTTCTCAGTACTGGGCGATTCGTCAGTTAAAACTCCTTGAAGACTACCCCAGAAACATCTCAGACTTCAGCTTCCCCCCCAGAATCCAGGCTATAGATGCAGCTCTTCACATCCGTGTAGCCCTCCTTACTGTGTTTTTCACTGGACATGAGTGCTGGAG GTACAATGAGAagcaggggaggatggaggacagCTCTCCTCAACCTATAGCTCAGCACTGGCCAGGTGTCCCCACTCCCCTGGATGCAGCTGTTGAATATGAGG GATTTGTCTACTTCTTCAAAGGGATTATGCAATACAAATATGACCCTAAGCTCAAATATGTCATCTCCACAAGACCTGCAAATGACTTACTGGACTGCAAAGTAGAACTGGGCAATGAGATACAGAACCAGGGTCAGGGATGA